The Raoultibacter phocaeensis genome includes a window with the following:
- a CDS encoding molybdopterin-dependent oxidoreductase has product MAGNEPSTLTRRTFLKTTAFAAGTASLATLAGCSQPASEGEAPKDDAPVQVAEETYFQSCMGNCSGWGCPCYVHVREGKIANITRAKLKCPDGSDSPYQETCLKGYANIERMYSPTRVLYPMKRAGERGAGEWERISWDDAVSEITTKWKELQEQYGPEAVAFMSGSGSGMATISYTGRLQALMGAMSIAPCYDNTGMNVQMNHGGLGAYTIGHNEHRDMVNANNLFIWGTNPTESNIVDYHLVSQAKENGAKVICIDPIFTTSAAKADLYVPIRPATDGLLAAGMALISIRDGHEDVAHLQTMTVAPFLVKDSDGLYLRLSDLGKAEPLSEDDRILVMDGGEPVAFDAAANPEIRGSFEVEGVAVKPAYQILLDRLNEWDLDTIAEMTDVPLETIEELAALWNSGLSYIFTGFGPDHYANGQCGYDGMFALMDITGQEAKHGAGCSCTDFSAPNTPGIVNTATADLAGVAAPGRTIHAPHFHQLMEDGELAGMTAPKAAYIYICNPITNEPDRQKWLKSFDTMEMVVVSDMFMSEAAQYADYVLPVAFLYERDDLSSTSNPFVKYTQKAVEPAGEAMGDFEIITALGKAMGFEEYFTQDLTTFLASCVTNDAAAAVGLSWEALQEQHAIWTYPEEPQVVGLTDIILSATGRFEFYHEGIQPWQTWGRNGI; this is encoded by the coding sequence ATGGCTGGAAACGAGCCGTCCACGCTCACAAGACGAACCTTCCTGAAAACTACGGCCTTCGCGGCGGGTACTGCGTCGCTCGCAACGCTTGCAGGCTGCAGCCAACCGGCATCGGAGGGCGAAGCCCCAAAAGATGATGCACCTGTTCAAGTTGCGGAAGAGACGTACTTCCAAAGCTGTATGGGCAATTGTTCGGGATGGGGTTGCCCCTGCTACGTGCACGTCCGCGAGGGCAAGATCGCAAACATCACCCGTGCGAAGCTGAAGTGCCCCGACGGAAGCGATAGCCCCTATCAGGAAACATGTCTGAAGGGATACGCCAACATCGAGCGCATGTACTCGCCGACGCGCGTACTGTACCCCATGAAACGCGCAGGCGAGCGAGGCGCAGGTGAATGGGAGCGCATCTCGTGGGACGATGCCGTAAGCGAGATCACGACGAAGTGGAAAGAACTGCAGGAGCAGTACGGTCCCGAGGCCGTGGCCTTCATGAGCGGTTCCGGCTCCGGCATGGCGACCATCTCTTACACGGGACGCCTCCAGGCGCTCATGGGCGCTATGTCCATCGCTCCGTGTTACGACAACACGGGCATGAACGTGCAGATGAACCATGGCGGTTTGGGTGCTTATACCATCGGGCACAACGAACACCGCGATATGGTGAACGCGAACAACCTGTTCATCTGGGGAACCAATCCCACTGAGTCCAACATCGTAGATTATCACCTGGTGTCTCAGGCGAAAGAAAACGGTGCCAAGGTCATCTGCATCGACCCCATTTTCACCACCTCTGCCGCCAAGGCCGACCTGTACGTGCCCATCCGTCCCGCTACCGATGGACTTCTGGCTGCCGGCATGGCCCTCATCTCCATCCGCGACGGGCACGAGGACGTTGCCCACTTGCAGACCATGACGGTCGCCCCCTTCCTGGTGAAGGATTCCGACGGATTGTATCTGCGCCTTTCCGACCTCGGCAAAGCAGAGCCCCTGAGCGAGGATGACCGTATCCTTGTCATGGACGGCGGCGAGCCCGTGGCTTTCGACGCCGCCGCAAATCCCGAAATCCGCGGCAGCTTCGAGGTTGAAGGCGTTGCGGTCAAGCCGGCCTACCAGATTCTGCTCGATCGTCTGAACGAGTGGGATTTGGACACCATTGCAGAGATGACCGACGTACCGCTGGAGACCATCGAAGAGCTGGCCGCCCTCTGGAATTCCGGCCTCTCCTATATTTTCACCGGCTTCGGACCCGACCACTACGCAAACGGCCAATGCGGCTACGACGGCATGTTCGCTCTCATGGACATTACGGGCCAGGAGGCCAAGCACGGTGCCGGCTGTTCGTGCACCGATTTCAGCGCCCCCAATACGCCGGGAATCGTGAACACCGCTACCGCCGATCTTGCCGGGGTTGCTGCTCCGGGTCGCACCATCCATGCCCCTCATTTCCATCAGCTTATGGAGGATGGCGAGTTGGCCGGCATGACGGCACCGAAAGCTGCCTACATCTACATCTGCAATCCCATCACCAACGAACCGGATCGTCAGAAATGGCTGAAATCGTTCGACACGATGGAGATGGTGGTCGTTTCCGACATGTTCATGTCCGAAGCCGCCCAGTACGCCGATTACGTGCTGCCGGTCGCTTTCCTCTACGAGCGCGACGATTTGTCCTCCACCTCCAATCCCTTCGTCAAGTACACCCAAAAGGCCGTCGAGCCTGCGGGCGAGGCTATGGGCGACTTCGAGATCATCACCGCGCTGGGCAAAGCCATGGGCTTTGAAGAGTACTTTACGCAGGATCTCACCACGTTTTTGGCTTCCTGCGTGACCAACGATGCTGCTGCAGCCGTCGGCTTGAGCTGGGAAGCGCTTCAGGAGCAGCACGCGATCTGGACCTATCCCGAAGAACCCCAAGTGGTTGGTTTGACGGACATTATTTTGAGCGCCACTGGCCGCTTCGAGTTCTATCACGAGGGAATCCAGCCATGGCAAACGTGGGGCAGGAATGGGATATGA
- a CDS encoding molybdopterin dinucleotide binding domain-containing protein, whose translation MANVGQEWDMMKESCWFWEPPIEAWPETIGGFEAVEEAEKYPLLFISERCKFKTHTMFNNSSMILELDSEPYVKVNPKDAEAYGVTEGDTVRIENDRGYVVIKVVLNAGVRPGMLVIDHGWERDGYIDGHYSDLSTYETWPRFEQDNWFDCLVQMEKVQ comes from the coding sequence ATGGCAAACGTGGGGCAGGAATGGGATATGATGAAGGAATCCTGCTGGTTCTGGGAGCCGCCCATCGAGGCATGGCCCGAGACGATCGGCGGCTTCGAGGCCGTGGAAGAAGCGGAAAAATACCCGCTGCTGTTCATCTCCGAACGCTGCAAGTTCAAGACCCACACCATGTTCAACAACTCGTCGATGATCCTCGAGTTGGATTCCGAACCCTACGTCAAGGTGAATCCGAAAGACGCCGAGGCCTACGGCGTAACCGAAGGCGATACCGTGCGCATCGAAAACGATCGCGGCTATGTGGTCATCAAGGTGGTTCTGAATGCAGGTGTCCGACCGGGCATGCTGGTCATCGATCACGGATGGGAACGCGACGGTTATATCGACGGCCACTATTCCGATCTGTCTACCTATGAAACGTGGCCTCGCTTCGAGCAGGACAACTGGTTCGACTGCCTGGTTCAAATGGAAAAGGTTCAGTAG
- a CDS encoding 4Fe-4S dicluster domain-containing protein, translated as MQYGMVIDLQRCMGCQTCATSCKLANNLPSGNWWNTVRTEGGETIDTASGDYPNCKLQHYPIACQHCKEPACVAVCPTGATYRDEETGIVMQDPETCIGCKSCIEACPYAVRVYNDGEPAYALDFAVGRADAPVHIANTVEKCTLCKNLIDAGEEPMCVQACVGYARFFGDLDDLASEVAKLVSDREAIQLMPEQGTNPSVYYVK; from the coding sequence ATGCAATACGGAATGGTTATCGATCTTCAAAGATGCATGGGCTGCCAAACCTGCGCGACCTCGTGCAAGCTCGCCAACAACCTGCCGTCGGGCAACTGGTGGAACACGGTACGCACCGAGGGCGGTGAAACTATCGATACGGCGTCGGGCGATTATCCGAACTGCAAACTGCAGCACTATCCCATCGCCTGCCAGCATTGCAAGGAGCCTGCATGCGTTGCGGTGTGCCCCACGGGTGCAACATATCGCGACGAGGAGACGGGCATCGTTATGCAGGATCCCGAAACCTGCATCGGCTGCAAGTCGTGCATCGAGGCATGTCCCTACGCCGTGCGCGTGTACAATGACGGCGAACCCGCCTATGCGCTCGACTTTGCAGTCGGCCGCGCTGACGCGCCGGTGCATATTGCCAATACGGTGGAGAAGTGCACCTTGTGCAAGAATCTCATCGACGCCGGTGAAGAGCCCATGTGCGTGCAAGCCTGTGTGGGATACGCCCGCTTCTTCGGTGATCTGGACGATCTCGCCTCCGAGGTGGCAAAGCTCGTTTCTGATCGCGAGGCGATACAGCTTATGCCTGAGCAAGGTACGAATCCGTCGGTGTACTACGTGAAGTAA
- a CDS encoding ferric reductase-like transmembrane domain-containing protein — MSFVLVLVCTTLAIWLLRAPLAKHPMVFYALGLLLTVLYVSNMFVTYPELMRRGLFLLMQKCTLSLAVFTVVMFIGVFRKDSVVSLGLRPVRAELSILACILALGHMVMYVVSFAPRLLNGSALDGGFLVFFATALVLLVLLLVLGVTSFRKVKRRMDANLWKAVQKGAYAFFGLIYVHLVSILLPSALHQGITARVSIAVYTVLFGAYAVLRIRRAFLDRKGEQAELSSAAS; from the coding sequence ATGAGCTTCGTTCTCGTTCTCGTATGCACGACTCTTGCGATATGGCTGCTGCGCGCTCCTTTGGCGAAGCATCCGATGGTGTTTTACGCGCTCGGCCTGCTGCTTACCGTATTGTACGTTTCGAACATGTTCGTCACGTACCCCGAGTTGATGCGCCGCGGCCTGTTCTTGCTTATGCAGAAATGCACGCTTTCGCTCGCCGTGTTCACGGTGGTCATGTTCATCGGTGTGTTCCGGAAGGATTCTGTCGTGAGTTTAGGCTTGCGCCCCGTGCGAGCCGAGCTTTCGATTCTCGCATGCATCCTCGCGTTGGGACATATGGTGATGTACGTGGTGTCGTTTGCACCCCGCCTGCTGAACGGCAGTGCGCTCGATGGGGGCTTTCTCGTGTTCTTTGCGACGGCGCTCGTGCTCCTCGTACTGCTTCTGGTTTTAGGCGTCACGTCGTTCAGGAAGGTCAAACGCAGAATGGATGCAAATCTATGGAAGGCCGTGCAAAAGGGAGCGTACGCGTTTTTCGGTTTGATATACGTACACCTTGTGAGCATTCTCCTGCCTTCGGCGCTTCACCAGGGGATAACGGCGCGCGTAAGCATTGCCGTGTATACCGTTCTTTTCGGGGCATACGCGGTGCTGCGAATCCGTCGAGCGTTTTTGGATCGAAAGGGCGAGCAGGCGGAGCTTTCTTCGGCCGCTTCGTGA
- a CDS encoding VanZ family protein: MNANHNTDDDHGCDSALGRNPAEDASAAKAPASRTERDCANGGTRDRARGGGSPRPRCFTAISWILVAVWAAFIFFMSANTGSGLSNDLGFFSSIYRVLDEMQTQLLGPDADAINSIAHFCEYAVLGVLFANALRSHMPLRRAFVIAVVCASAYGITDEIHQLFVPERMCDPVDWVVDTLGASLGAGLLFVVLRARGAEGRTARREP, from the coding sequence ATGAACGCGAACCACAATACAGACGACGACCACGGGTGCGACTCTGCGCTTGGGCGAAACCCCGCCGAAGACGCTTCTGCCGCAAAAGCCCCGGCAAGCCGGACCGAACGAGATTGCGCGAACGGTGGCACGCGGGACCGAGCCAGAGGGGGCGGCTCGCCCCGCCCCCGGTGCTTCACCGCCATAAGCTGGATTCTCGTTGCTGTATGGGCTGCCTTCATTTTCTTCATGTCGGCGAACACGGGCTCGGGCCTGAGCAACGATCTGGGTTTCTTCTCGAGCATTTACCGGGTACTCGACGAGATGCAAACGCAGCTCTTGGGTCCCGATGCCGACGCCATCAACTCGATCGCGCATTTCTGCGAGTACGCCGTGCTGGGTGTGCTTTTTGCAAACGCGCTGCGCAGCCATATGCCGCTTCGCAGAGCGTTCGTAATCGCTGTCGTGTGTGCGAGCGCGTACGGGATCACCGACGAAATCCATCAGCTGTTCGTTCCTGAGCGCATGTGCGATCCTGTCGATTGGGTCGTCGATACGCTCGGCGCGTCGCTCGGTGCGGGACTGCTCTTTGTCGTATTGCGTGCAAGGGGTGCTGAGGGCCGCACTGCCAGGCGGGAGCCGTAA
- the ade gene encoding adenine deaminase: MINRFCTHQLWDVTPILSAVAQGVQPAETVIKDAKLVNVCTAEIQEGIDVAIAKGRIAYVGANADHCVGERTTVIEADGAYIAPGFLDGHIHVESSMLGVTEYARVTVPHGTVGIYMDPHEICNVLGLEGVKVMDEDAQRVPLKTMITTPSCVPAVPGFEDTGSAVGPADIAETMKWESVVGLGEMMNFPGILSGSDHAHGEVAETLKQDRVVTGHYSLPETDRGLNAYIASGIRCCHESTRAEDALEKMRRGMYAMMREGSAWHDLAALAPVIADGKIDSRFAVLVSDDNHPNTLVEKGHLDYLIRRAMEEGIDAVTAIQMCTINCATCFKMDDELGSIAPGKCADIVFLKDLESIEVLRVMIDGNVVAENGTPLFDPAPFEYPSWVMHSMHVKDPITPESFVVAPRSLDEHATEVTIRVMEVIGAHVGDIERHLNMPVVAGTIQSDAKRDILKTFVFERHHETGTFGYGFTKGFGITRGAMASTVAHDAHNLLVVGANDEDMALAANTLVQSEGGMVVVADGEILGHVTLPIAGLMAPLSAEDMSAKVERLEQAWREIGCTMPSPFMTMALIPLACLPDLRLTNRGLVDCTEFKFVDLLVNA; the protein is encoded by the coding sequence ATGATCAACCGGTTCTGCACGCATCAACTTTGGGATGTAACACCGATCTTGTCTGCGGTAGCGCAGGGTGTTCAGCCTGCGGAAACGGTTATCAAGGACGCGAAACTCGTCAACGTGTGCACCGCTGAGATACAAGAGGGCATCGATGTTGCCATCGCGAAAGGCCGCATCGCGTATGTGGGAGCCAACGCCGATCACTGCGTGGGCGAGCGTACGACGGTCATCGAGGCCGACGGAGCCTACATCGCCCCCGGCTTCCTCGACGGGCACATCCACGTGGAATCTTCGATGCTCGGCGTGACGGAGTACGCGCGTGTGACGGTGCCCCATGGCACGGTGGGCATCTACATGGACCCGCACGAAATCTGCAACGTGCTCGGGCTCGAAGGCGTAAAGGTCATGGACGAGGATGCGCAGCGCGTGCCCCTCAAAACGATGATCACCACTCCTTCCTGCGTACCCGCTGTTCCCGGGTTCGAGGATACGGGCTCGGCAGTCGGTCCCGCCGATATCGCCGAAACCATGAAGTGGGAAAGCGTCGTGGGCCTCGGCGAGATGATGAACTTTCCCGGTATCCTTTCGGGTTCCGACCACGCACACGGCGAAGTGGCCGAAACGCTCAAGCAGGATCGTGTGGTTACGGGCCACTATTCGCTTCCTGAAACCGATCGCGGCCTCAATGCCTACATCGCTTCGGGTATCCGCTGCTGCCACGAATCCACGCGCGCCGAGGATGCGCTTGAGAAGATGCGCCGGGGCATGTATGCGATGATGCGCGAGGGAAGCGCCTGGCACGATTTGGCGGCGCTTGCGCCCGTGATCGCCGACGGGAAGATCGACAGCCGCTTCGCCGTGCTCGTATCCGACGACAACCATCCCAATACCCTCGTAGAAAAGGGACACCTCGATTACCTGATCAGGCGCGCTATGGAAGAGGGTATCGACGCCGTCACGGCCATCCAGATGTGCACCATCAACTGCGCGACCTGCTTTAAGATGGACGACGAGCTGGGAAGCATCGCTCCGGGCAAGTGCGCGGACATCGTGTTTTTGAAGGACCTGGAAAGCATCGAGGTTCTTCGCGTCATGATCGATGGCAACGTGGTGGCCGAAAACGGCACGCCGCTGTTCGATCCCGCCCCGTTCGAGTATCCCTCGTGGGTGATGCACTCCATGCACGTCAAGGATCCCATCACTCCCGAATCGTTCGTCGTCGCGCCCCGCTCCCTCGACGAACACGCAACAGAGGTGACGATCCGTGTAATGGAGGTCATCGGCGCGCACGTGGGAGACATCGAGCGTCACTTGAACATGCCTGTGGTTGCGGGCACGATTCAAAGCGATGCAAAACGCGACATCCTCAAAACCTTCGTATTCGAGCGGCACCACGAAACCGGCACCTTCGGCTACGGGTTCACGAAGGGTTTCGGCATCACGCGCGGCGCGATGGCTTCGACGGTAGCGCATGATGCTCATAACCTGCTCGTGGTGGGCGCGAACGACGAGGATATGGCTCTTGCGGCCAATACCCTCGTCCAATCGGAAGGCGGCATGGTCGTGGTGGCGGACGGGGAAATACTCGGGCACGTAACACTGCCGATCGCCGGGCTCATGGCACCGCTTTCGGCTGAAGACATGAGTGCGAAAGTCGAGCGGCTCGAACAGGCGTGGCGCGAGATTGGGTGTACGATGCCCTCGCCGTTCATGACCATGGCGCTTATCCCGCTCGCGTGCCTGCCCGACCTTCGCCTCACGAACCGCGGGCTCGTCGATTGCACCGAGTTCAAATTCGTCGACCTGCTTGTCAATGCATAA
- the mobB gene encoding molybdopterin-guanine dinucleotide biosynthesis protein B, with product MAVQVPSPAISIVGRHNSGKTTLIERLIAELVGRGHDVGSVKHHSHVGFDIDIPGKDSYRHRAAGASETVIAAPGQMARIKTVDGEMECDEILHTMPGHDIVIVEGYRKSGLPTIEIMRSGNDADSRVAQVFCEGANLGWPLGTDFTQLTRGMVPVDEHDGEEIPMHGEGENPVTEHFPTQAPDYEDISNKLPMAGTEAVVTDIPEAVEAAKIYGIPAFRLDDVEGLAEFIEMRYVRPRLTVVIQAGGESRRMGRSKATVPFLGRPLICRLIERLSPVADDLIITTNEPENLVFLHTEFPHLRIQLVCDAADYRGALPGLYTALQAARNPYVAVVACDMVFASAALIVAEALEMKRTGADIVVPANKHGYEPFHAMYNRMGCLPAVRKALSRGDRRAQSFFDEVRVQELPQAKVLEVEPMGGCFVNVNTPEELAAIEETLKKDKDQ from the coding sequence ATGGCTGTTCAGGTTCCAAGTCCTGCGATATCGATCGTCGGGCGGCATAACTCCGGAAAGACGACGCTCATCGAGCGGCTCATTGCCGAGCTGGTAGGGCGCGGACACGATGTGGGCAGCGTGAAACACCACAGCCACGTGGGGTTCGACATCGACATTCCCGGTAAGGATTCCTACCGCCATCGCGCGGCCGGTGCATCGGAAACGGTGATCGCGGCACCGGGTCAGATGGCTCGCATCAAAACGGTCGACGGCGAGATGGAGTGCGACGAGATTCTCCACACCATGCCCGGCCACGATATCGTCATCGTCGAGGGGTATCGCAAAAGCGGCCTTCCCACGATCGAGATCATGCGCTCGGGCAACGACGCCGATTCGCGCGTTGCGCAGGTGTTCTGCGAGGGCGCCAATCTCGGCTGGCCGCTCGGTACCGATTTCACGCAGCTGACACGCGGCATGGTTCCCGTTGACGAGCACGACGGCGAAGAGATACCCATGCACGGCGAGGGCGAAAACCCCGTGACCGAGCATTTTCCCACCCAGGCGCCTGATTACGAGGATATCTCCAACAAGCTTCCGATGGCGGGCACCGAAGCGGTTGTCACCGACATTCCCGAGGCCGTCGAGGCTGCCAAGATTTACGGCATACCGGCGTTCAGGCTCGACGACGTCGAGGGGCTCGCGGAGTTTATAGAGATGCGCTACGTGCGTCCGCGGTTGACGGTAGTCATCCAGGCGGGCGGAGAGAGCAGGCGTATGGGCCGCAGCAAGGCGACGGTGCCGTTTCTGGGCCGTCCGCTCATCTGCCGCCTTATCGAGCGGTTGAGCCCGGTCGCCGACGATCTCATCATCACGACGAACGAGCCCGAGAACCTCGTGTTCCTCCATACCGAATTTCCCCATCTGCGCATTCAGCTTGTGTGCGACGCCGCCGACTACCGCGGGGCGCTGCCGGGCTTGTACACGGCGCTTCAGGCGGCACGCAACCCCTACGTGGCCGTAGTCGCCTGCGACATGGTGTTCGCCTCGGCTGCGCTCATCGTTGCCGAGGCCCTCGAAATGAAGCGCACCGGGGCCGACATCGTCGTTCCCGCGAACAAACACGGCTATGAGCCCTTCCATGCGATGTACAACCGCATGGGCTGTCTGCCTGCCGTGCGTAAAGCCCTGTCGAGGGGAGATCGCCGCGCGCAGTCGTTCTTCGACGAGGTGCGCGTGCAGGAGCTTCCGCAGGCGAAAGTGCTCGAGGTCGAGCCCATGGGAGGATGCTTCGTCAACGTGAACACGCCCGAGGAGCTCGCCGCTATCGAAGAGACTCTGAAGAAAGACAAGGATCAGTAA
- a CDS encoding 4Fe-4S dicluster domain-containing protein, with the protein MPNLNDIVEIAEALESKAVFAAEERCVVVRNRNAKCRKCVEACPSGAIEVGGNRLTYSARACVSCGACTVVCPTETLIPMRPLDEDLATSIAQACVLADGTAVFACARAAAKRTADPNRYAEVPCLARMEESVLMGLAAHGVSRLVLVDGTCKTCKYRACNPGIDATVASVNTLLEAEGISLRVERMSEFPEELRVEETTGLFGVSRRGFFTQAKDVAKDAAEKAAVTALKKELEKKAPSLRDRLKMNDKGSLPQFNAMRRMHVLDAMDTIGMPIADAFETRLWGNVQIDTEKCSSCFMCTTFCPTGALRKSEEAEDGKVHAIEFSTADCVQCRMCEDICLKKCITVSDVVSTSDLFDFEPRVIELPEPPKKAGLISNLKRR; encoded by the coding sequence ATGCCCAATTTGAACGACATCGTCGAGATCGCCGAAGCACTTGAGAGCAAAGCGGTGTTCGCCGCCGAGGAGCGCTGCGTCGTGGTGCGCAACCGCAACGCGAAGTGCCGCAAGTGCGTCGAGGCGTGTCCGTCCGGCGCGATCGAGGTGGGCGGCAACCGCCTTACGTATTCGGCGCGCGCCTGCGTGTCGTGCGGCGCGTGCACGGTGGTCTGCCCGACTGAGACGCTCATCCCCATGCGGCCGCTCGACGAGGATCTGGCGACCTCGATCGCGCAAGCCTGCGTACTTGCCGACGGTACGGCGGTGTTCGCCTGCGCGCGTGCAGCCGCCAAGCGCACGGCCGATCCGAACCGCTACGCGGAGGTGCCGTGCTTGGCGCGCATGGAGGAAAGCGTGCTCATGGGGCTTGCGGCGCACGGCGTGTCGCGCCTTGTGCTCGTCGACGGTACGTGCAAGACCTGCAAGTACCGCGCGTGCAACCCCGGCATCGACGCGACGGTGGCTTCGGTGAACACGCTGCTCGAAGCTGAGGGCATCTCGCTGAGGGTCGAACGTATGTCGGAGTTTCCCGAAGAGCTGCGCGTCGAGGAGACGACGGGCTTGTTCGGCGTGTCGCGGCGCGGCTTCTTCACGCAGGCCAAAGACGTGGCGAAAGACGCAGCGGAGAAGGCTGCCGTCACCGCGCTCAAAAAAGAGCTCGAGAAGAAGGCGCCTTCGCTTCGCGATCGTCTCAAGATGAACGACAAAGGGTCGCTTCCGCAGTTCAACGCCATGAGGCGTATGCACGTGCTCGACGCTATGGATACGATCGGCATGCCGATCGCCGACGCATTCGAGACGAGGCTTTGGGGAAACGTTCAGATCGACACCGAGAAATGCTCGTCATGTTTCATGTGCACGACGTTCTGCCCGACAGGCGCGCTCAGGAAAAGCGAGGAAGCCGAAGACGGCAAGGTGCATGCGATCGAGTTCTCGACGGCGGATTGCGTGCAGTGCCGCATGTGCGAGGACATCTGCCTCAAGAAGTGCATCACGGTTTCCGATGTGGTTTCGACCAGCGATCTGTTCGATTTCGAGCCGCGCGTGATCGAGCTGCCCGAGCCGCCTAAAAAGGCGGGGCTCATCTCAAACCTCAAGCGACGCTAG
- a CDS encoding cytosine permease: MEGDQGTGGSLAQLRVKDGERKGFLSIAPVPIGNMFSASALLVGATIGAGLTLADSLLAIVFGFGFVMCYMCFVVMEAADTGLPTAAFAGAALGRSGARYLVAIIVGVACLGWFGIQAAVCGASFSLMMNDLASFDVPVWASTVFWGAIMVVTAVYGFNGLRYLGYVAAPLLAIICVYGTVVSVSSGGGIQALLGYVPAPEAAIALVAGVNFAIGVIAMLGTTAGDFIRYARDRKTAVLTCLAGLLPAGVVVLMMGAIMSISTGEANIAVIMASFGLPAVGLVALVLSTWTVNASNVYSAGLGFSVMLGRDTDNRKSTTAVAGLIGIAFAAAGILDHLTVFLNVLSACAPALAGTMIADYWIVNRGDKAKFCIGPGFRACGMIAFSVGTLVALVTGGTFGMIPALAFLDVPFFIGPVNGIVVSIVVFMAAHRLIEVR, encoded by the coding sequence GTGGAAGGGGATCAGGGTACGGGCGGCTCGCTTGCTCAGCTGCGCGTGAAGGATGGCGAACGCAAGGGCTTTCTCTCTATCGCGCCGGTTCCCATCGGCAATATGTTCAGCGCATCGGCCCTGCTCGTGGGTGCGACGATCGGTGCGGGTCTCACGCTTGCCGACAGTCTGCTCGCCATCGTGTTCGGCTTCGGCTTCGTAATGTGCTACATGTGCTTCGTGGTCATGGAGGCCGCCGACACGGGGCTGCCCACCGCGGCGTTCGCAGGTGCTGCGCTCGGTAGGTCCGGAGCACGCTATCTCGTAGCCATCATCGTGGGCGTTGCGTGCTTAGGATGGTTCGGCATTCAGGCGGCGGTGTGCGGGGCGTCGTTTTCGCTCATGATGAACGATCTGGCCTCCTTTGACGTTCCGGTGTGGGCCTCCACGGTGTTCTGGGGCGCCATCATGGTGGTGACTGCGGTGTACGGGTTCAACGGGCTGCGCTATCTCGGTTACGTTGCGGCACCGCTTTTGGCGATCATCTGCGTCTACGGTACCGTCGTCTCGGTATCGTCCGGCGGCGGCATCCAGGCTCTGCTCGGATACGTTCCCGCCCCCGAGGCGGCCATCGCGCTCGTCGCGGGCGTGAACTTCGCCATCGGCGTCATCGCCATGCTCGGTACGACCGCAGGCGATTTCATCCGCTACGCGCGTGACCGAAAGACGGCGGTGCTTACCTGTTTGGCGGGGCTTCTGCCTGCGGGCGTGGTTGTGCTCATGATGGGCGCGATCATGTCGATCTCTACAGGGGAGGCCAACATCGCCGTCATCATGGCATCGTTCGGCTTGCCCGCCGTGGGTCTCGTTGCGCTCGTTCTGTCCACGTGGACGGTCAATGCGAGCAACGTGTATTCGGCGGGGCTCGGCTTCTCGGTCATGCTCGGCCGCGACACCGACAACCGCAAATCGACGACCGCAGTGGCGGGACTTATCGGCATCGCGTTCGCGGCGGCGGGCATCCTCGATCACCTCACGGTTTTCTTGAACGTGCTTTCGGCCTGCGCGCCCGCGCTTGCGGGCACGATGATCGCCGACTACTGGATCGTGAATCGCGGCGATAAGGCGAAGTTTTGCATCGGGCCGGGCTTTCGCGCGTGCGGCATGATCGCGTTTTCGGTCGGAACGCTCGTAGCGCTTGTAACCGGCGGCACATTCGGCATGATTCCAGCGCTCGCGTTTCTCGACGTTCCGTTCTTCATCGGGCCGGTGAACGGTATCGTCGTGTCGATCGTCGTGTTCATGGCCGCCCATCGGTTGATAGAGGTAAGATAA